A portion of the Bactrocera neohumeralis isolate Rockhampton chromosome 2, APGP_CSIRO_Bneo_wtdbg2-racon-allhic-juicebox.fasta_v2, whole genome shotgun sequence genome contains these proteins:
- the LOC126751303 gene encoding mitochondrial import inner membrane translocase subunit Tim22, translating to MVDLPALQKEDKRVFFENAQMDEMAQHFVGNLYRYRENIVVPSSNGPIQIKTNEEKMIEKTVESCAFKSITACVMGYGLGAAIGLFSASVNPSLTDPLLHEKKQTAREILRDMRKTTHGYAKNFAMIGMVFSGVECTIESYRGVTDWRNGTYAGAVTGGLIGLRAGVKAGIVGAAGFAAFSTVIDYYMRHRL from the exons atggttGACTTACCCGCGCTACAAAAAGAAGATAAGCGCGTATTTTTTGAGAACGCACAAATGGATGAAATGGCACAGCATTTTGTTGGGAATCTATATAG ATACCGTGAAAATATAGTGGTACCCTCTAGTAATGGtccaatacaaataaaaacgaatgaagagaaaatgattGAGAAGACAGTAGAAAGTTGCGCCTTCAAGTCTATAACTGCCTGCGTAATGG GTTATGGTTTGGGTGCCGCTATTGGTTTGTTTAGCGCCTCGGTAAACCCCAGCCTCACAGACCCGTTATTGCACGAAAAGAAACAGACAGCTCGTGAGATTTTACGAGATATGCGCAAGACAACACATGGTTACGCCAAGAATTTTGCCATGATTGGCATGGTTTTCTCAGGCGTAGAGTGCACAATCGAAAGT TATCGAGGTGTTACTGATTGGCGGAACGGTACCTATGCGGGCGCTGTTACGGGGGGTCTGATTGGTCTGCGTGCGGGTGTTAAGGCAGGTATTGTGGGTGCTGCCGGATTCGCTGCCTTTTCAACAGTTATTGACTATTATATGCGGCATCGCTTGTag
- the LOC126751300 gene encoding Golgi SNAP receptor complex member 1, which translates to MGVSNYDALRKQARHLENEIDLKLVAFSKIGAGTSTSLHSSSSTDTSPLLGEHVFDSLSEEISQMLDKLSSLNENMSELPATGAAAIHTLQRHREILHGYKQEFNKICANHTTRIEREELLRGSGLATNSPTISGLSRRDLYLKESTHLNSSSNMVNDQINIAIETREHLLSQRQAFKRLQTRFNDISNRFPLISSLIQRINIKKKRDSLILGAVIAVCVILLLLYAFN; encoded by the exons atgggtGTTTCTAATTATGATG CGCTTCGCAAGCAAGCAAGGCATTTGGAGAACGAAATAGACCTAAAGTTAGTTGCATTTAGCAAAATTGGTGCAGGCACTAGCACATCCCTGCATAGCAGTTCATCAACCGACACATCACCACTATTAGGCGAACATGTCTTCGATTCCCTCTCGGAAGAAATTTCACAAATGCTAGACAAg CTTTCGTCGTTGAATGAAAATATGTCAGAGCTTCCTGCAACAGGTGCTGCTGCTATTCATACACTCCAACGTCATCGTGAAATCCTGCATGGATATAAGCAAGAGTTCAATAAAATTTGCGCAAATCACACAACTCGCATAGAGCGTGAAGAATTATTACGCGGTTCCGGGTTGGCCACAAACAGTCCAACTATTTCTGGATTAAGTAGACGCGATCTGTATTTGAAAGAAAGTACTCATTTGAACAG TTCAAGTAATATGGTCAATGACCAAATAAACATCGCTATTGAAACTCGGGAACACTTACTTTCGCAGAGACAAGCATTCAAACGATTGCAGACACGATTTAATGACATATCCAATAGATTTCCTCTGATTTCGAG TCTGATACAAAGGATCaatataaagaagaagagagaTTCACTTATTTTAGGTGCAGTTATAGCTGTGTGTGTAATACTTCTATTGCTCTACGCgtttaattaa
- the LOC126751292 gene encoding uncharacterized protein LOC126751292 translates to MPYEKFNKKRRQWEDNGVLELIKLWKVCAYELRTIKRNGHLYVAMAKQLTALGVPVSALEVHFKVNNLTQRYRQEQKTFETTGIISTWKFYSQVDDVFKSLAGQAGDKRIMTPASNPSTLPSASESPVWKNQMSQQEFNSNNSEGFYKSEYGMHRHFMDHTQPPPNQNNDVNFMATTAAAAAVAAASAQLNTAPNNNTNTNGVLPNYNNKMKKPSEDYDKFVDIVKNIVDNHKATPDKVDTFGDFIKSYMRRWPDRLQDEAINHITNYVIVKNMENSMNNGDGVNNRQ, encoded by the exons ATGCCT tatgaaaaattcaacaaaaagcgCCGACAATGGGAGGATAATGGAGTtttagaattaattaaattgtggAAAGTTTGCGCCTATGAGTTGCGCACGATAAAACGCAATGGCCATTTGTATGTGGCTATGGCAAAACAGTTAACCGCTTTGGGTGTACCTGTATCAGCACTAGAAGTACATTTTAAAGTAAACAATTTGACTCAACGTTACCG GCAAGAGCAGAAAACCTTTGAAACCACTGGTATTATAAGCACGTGGAAATTCTATTCGCAAGTGGATGATGTTTTCAAAAGTCTGGCCGGACAAGCAGG TGACAAACGCATTATGACACCGGCATCTAACCCGAGCACTTTACCTTCGGCTTCAGAGTCTCCCGTTTGGAAGAATCAAATGTCTCAACAAGAGTTCAATAGTAATAATTCCGAAGGattttataa ATCTGAATATGGAATGCACAGACATTTTATGGATCACACTCAACCTCCACCCAATCAAAACAACGATGTCAACTTTATGGCTACCACCGCAGCAGCTGCAGCTGTTGCCGCCGCTTCAGCGCAACTTAACACAGCACCTAATAACAACACAAACACCAACGGAGTTCTGccaaattacaataacaaaatgaaaaaacctTCCGAGGATTATGATAAATTCGTAGATATTGTCAAAAATATTGTCGACAATCACAAGGCTACTCCGGACAAAGTGGATACTTTCGGCGATTTCATTAAGTCGTATATGAGACGCTGGCCCGATCGCCTACAGGATGAAGCCATAAATCACATAACAAACTATGTCATTgttaaaaatatggaaaattcgATGAATAATGGGGATGGTGTGAATAATAGACAATAA